From Piscinibacter gummiphilus:
GTCGTTCACGAGCGACGCCCTGGCCATCTTCGCCGCCAAGAAGAACGTGCGCGTGCTGCAGATCGCACTGCCCAAGGGCGGCGCCACCGCGTGGGAACAGGGCCGCAACGCGCAGGACGTGAAGCGCATCGGTTCCGGTCTCCTGATCCAGAGCGCCGACAACCACGAGCTCAAGCTTTCCGACCTGAAGGTCGTCACCAAGACCAAGCCCACGAAGCAGCAGCTCGAAGACATGCTCTTCGCCTGGACGGTGGCCAAGTACGTGAAGAGCAACGCCATCGTCTTCTGCGCCGGCGGCATGACGCTCGGCGTGGGCGCGGGCCAGATGAGCCGGCTCGACTCGGCGCGCATCGCCGGCATCAAGGCCGAAGCCGCGGGCCTGTCGCTCAAGGGTTCGGCGGTCGCAAGCGATGCCTTCTTCCCGTTCCGCGACACGCTGGACGAGCTGGTGAAGGCGGGCGCGACGAGCGTGATCCACCCCGGCGGCAGCGTGCGTGACGAAGAAGTGATCGGCGCGGCCAACGAGCATGGCATCGCGATGGTGCTGACGGGCGTCCGTCACTTCCGGCATTGATGTTGGCCCCCCAGTCGCTGCGCTCCTGCCCCCAAGGGGCGCCGTCGGGCTTGGGGCGGCCCGGCGCCCGACAGTTTCCGCATCGGGAGATGCTGTGACGCTGCCCGAACTGGCAGGCCTGATCCTCGCCTTCCTCGCCCGTCTCATCACGGGCGCGCAGGGCCACTGGTACGGCAGCCCGCCCAAGGCCGAGCAGCGCATCTATTTCGCCAACCACCAGAGCCACTTCGACTGGGTGCTGATCTGGGCCTCGCTGCCGCGCGACCTGCGGGCCGTCACCCGGCCCATCGCCGCCCGCGACTACTGGACTTCGTCACCGCTCAAGCACTGGATCACCCGCGAGATCTTCAACGCGGTGTACGTGAGCCGCGTGCGCACCGCCGATGAAGACCCGCTGGAGCCGCTCGTGGAAGCGCTCAAGAGCGGTGACTCGCTCGTCATCTTTCCCGAGGGCACGCGCGGCAACAAAGGCGAGCCGCAGGCCTTCAAGGCGGGCCTCTTTCACCTGGCCGAGCAGTTCCCCGAGGTGCAGCTGATCCCCACCTGGATCGACAACGTGCACCGCGTGATGCCCAAGGGCGAAGTGGTGCCGGTGCCCATCCTGTGCTCGGTGACCTTCGGGGCGCCGATCCAGCTGCAGCCTGGCGAGGAGAAGCGCGCCTTCCTGGCACGGGCGCGTGACGCGGTGATTGCCCTGTCGAAGGTGGCCGCATGAGGGAAGTCGGCCACTGGCTGCAGAGCCTGACGATCTCGCAGCAGATCGGCCTGCTGTTCGTGCTGATCTTCGGCGTGCTGTCCTTCGTCACCGCCGCGGCGTTCATGAAATCGTTGCAGGCCACGCCCGAGAAGCAGGAAGCCACCGATGCGATGTGGTGGGACCTGCGGGCGCTGTGGATCGGCACGGTGCTCTTCTGGATCTCCTGGGCCACCGGCGCTTTCGTGTCGACCCTGCTCTTCGCCATCGTCTCGTTTCTGGCGCTGCGCGAGTTCATCACGCTCACCCACACCCGCCGCGGCGACCACCGCGCGCTGTTGATGGCCTTCTTCTTCGTGCTGCCGGTGCAGTACTGGCTGGCGGGCGGCCGCTACTTCGATCTCTTCAGCGTCTTCATCCCGGTCTATGCCTTCGCGGCGCTGCCCATCCTTGCGGTGTTCGGCAACGACGCGACGCGCTTTCTCGAGCGCACCGCCAAGATCCAGTGGGGCACGATGGTCTGCGTGTACGGCATGAGCCACGCGCCCGCGCTGCTGCTGCTCGAGTTCCCGAACTACGAAGACCGCGGCGCCTTCCTCGTGCTCTACCTGGTGGTGGTCGTGGTCACGGCGCAGATTGCGCAGCACGCCGTCAAGCGGCGCATCCGCACGCTGCCGGCCGCACGCCACATCAGCCGCACCTTCTCGTGGCGGGCCTGGGCGCTCGGGGCCCTGGCCGCCGGGCTGGTCGGTGGCATGTTGTTCTGGATCACGCCCTTCAAGGCGCCTCAGGCCATCTTCATCGGCTTCGTGGCCGGCGGTTGCGGCACGCTGGGCGAGCTGGTGATGCAGGCGCTCAAGCGCGACGCCGGCGTGCGGCATTGGGGCGGCCGCGCCACGGTGACGGGGGCGGTCGGACTGCTCGACCGTGTGGCGCCGCTCTGTTTCGCTGCCCCAGTGTTCTTCCACTCCCTGCGCTGGTATTTCGGCGCATGATGACAGCCCCCCAGTCGCTACTCGCTCCTGCCCCCAAGGGACGCCGTTCCGGCTTGGGGCGTCCCGGCGCCGGAACTTGACATGCGAATCCTCGGCATCGACCCCGCCCTGCGCACCACCGGCTTCGGTGTGATCGACGTCGAGGGCAGCACGCTGCACTACGTGGCCAGCGGCACCATCAAGACCGACGCTGCGGCCCTGGGCGACCTGCCGGGCCGCCTGAAGATCATCTACGACGGGGTGCGCGAGGTGGCGGCGCGCTACGAGCCGACCTGCGCCTCGATCGAGATCGTGTTCGTCAACGTCAACCCGCAGAGCACGCTGCTGCTGGGGCAGGCGCGCGGCGCGGCGATCACCGGGCTCGTGTCTTCCAACATCGACGTGGCCGAGTACACCGCCCTTCAGATGAAGAAAGCCATCGTCGGGGCCGGCCATGCGCGCAAGGAGCAGATCCAGGAGATGGTCAAGCGCCTCCTGAAGCTGCCCGGCCTGCCCGGCAAGGACGCGGCCGATGCACTCGGCCTCGCGGTGTGCCATGCGCATGCGGCGCGATCGTTCGCCGCCATCGAGAAGAGCACGGCGCGCACGCGCAGCACCAAGGCCCAGTTCAAGGGCGGGCGCAGCTACTGAGCGTCAGCGTTGCTTGAACGCGGGCTTGCGCTTGGCGACGAACGCGTCCATGCCTTCCTTCTGATCCTCTGTCGCGAAGAGCGAGTGGAAGACACGCCGCTCGAAGGTCACGCCTTCCGACAGCGGCGATTCGTAGGCGCGGTTCACGCACTCCTTGGCCATCATCACGCTCGGGCCACTGAATTCGCAGATGTTTTGCGCCGCGGCGAAAGCCACGTCGAGCAGCTCGGCGGCGGGCACCACGCGTGACACGAGCCCGGCACGCTCGGCTTCGGCGGCGTCCATCATTCGGCCGGTGAGCACGAGGTCCATCGCCTTGGCCTTGCCCACGGCGCGCGGCAGGCGCTGGGTGCCCCCAGCGCCGGGGATGATGCCGAGCTTGATCTCGGGCTGGCCGAACTTGGCGGTGTCGGCGGCGATGACGATGTCGCACATCATCGCGAGCTCGCAGCCGCCACCGAGCGCGAAGCCGGCCACCGCGGCGATCACCGGCTTGCGAATGCTGCGGATCGTCTCCCAGTTGCGGGTGATGTAGTCGCTCTTGTAGACGTCCATGTAGCCCCACTTGGCCATCGCGCCGATGTCGGCGCCGGCCGCGAAGGCCTTCTCGCTGCCGGTGATGACGATGCAGCCCACGGTGTCGTCGGCATCGAAGGCCTTGAGCGCGGCACCCAGCTCGTCCATCAGAGTGTCGTTGAGCGCGTTGAGCTGCTTGGGGCGGTGCAGCGTGACGAGGCCGGTGCGCAGCGGGCCGTTGCCGCGGAGTTCGGTGAGGATGTTTTCGTAGGTCATGGTCGGGTTCGGGCGGGGGTGTCGGAGGCACCGAGTTCGGGGCGCCGGTCGAGCATCAGGTCGACGAAGTTCTCGGCGTCCTGGCGGATCACAAAGCGTATCGGCAAATGGCGCAGTTGCGGCGCAATCCAGAGTTCGGTGACGAGGTCACCGCCGGCGCGCGGCTCGCGGCGCGGCTTCAAGTGGTAGGAGGGCACTTCGCCGAACGGTGTGTAGAGCAACTCCTCCTCGACCACGTCGTACACCCACACCGACACGTTGCGCGGCATCGCGAGCAGCACCTCGACCGTGGCCCCCACCCGCAGCCGCTGCGGCTCGCGGTCGAAGAGGTAGGCAAGCTGCACGAACTGGCTGGCGGTGTCCTGCACACCCGGTGGGTGGTCGACGGGTGTGCCGTTGGCCAGCCATACGCGGCCACCTTCGAAGCGCAACGTCGCGCGGTAAGGGTCTCCGAACGCGAGCCGCGTCTCCTGCTCGTAGCGGCGCGGCAGCAGGCCGTCGGGCGTGATCTCGCCTTCGCTGCTCATGCGG
This genomic window contains:
- a CDS encoding lysophospholipid acyltransferase family protein, with translation MTLPELAGLILAFLARLITGAQGHWYGSPPKAEQRIYFANHQSHFDWVLIWASLPRDLRAVTRPIAARDYWTSSPLKHWITREIFNAVYVSRVRTADEDPLEPLVEALKSGDSLVIFPEGTRGNKGEPQAFKAGLFHLAEQFPEVQLIPTWIDNVHRVMPKGEVVPVPILCSVTFGAPIQLQPGEEKRAFLARARDAVIALSKVAA
- a CDS encoding phosphatidate cytidylyltransferase, with translation MREVGHWLQSLTISQQIGLLFVLIFGVLSFVTAAAFMKSLQATPEKQEATDAMWWDLRALWIGTVLFWISWATGAFVSTLLFAIVSFLALREFITLTHTRRGDHRALLMAFFFVLPVQYWLAGGRYFDLFSVFIPVYAFAALPILAVFGNDATRFLERTAKIQWGTMVCVYGMSHAPALLLLEFPNYEDRGAFLVLYLVVVVVTAQIAQHAVKRRIRTLPAARHISRTFSWRAWALGALAAGLVGGMLFWITPFKAPQAIFIGFVAGGCGTLGELVMQALKRDAGVRHWGGRATVTGAVGLLDRVAPLCFAAPVFFHSLRWYFGA
- the ruvC gene encoding crossover junction endodeoxyribonuclease RuvC → MRILGIDPALRTTGFGVIDVEGSTLHYVASGTIKTDAAALGDLPGRLKIIYDGVREVAARYEPTCASIEIVFVNVNPQSTLLLGQARGAAITGLVSSNIDVAEYTALQMKKAIVGAGHARKEQIQEMVKRLLKLPGLPGKDAADALGLAVCHAHAARSFAAIEKSTARTRSTKAQFKGGRSY
- a CDS encoding enoyl-CoA hydratase, giving the protein MTYENILTELRGNGPLRTGLVTLHRPKQLNALNDTLMDELGAALKAFDADDTVGCIVITGSEKAFAAGADIGAMAKWGYMDVYKSDYITRNWETIRSIRKPVIAAVAGFALGGGCELAMMCDIVIAADTAKFGQPEIKLGIIPGAGGTQRLPRAVGKAKAMDLVLTGRMMDAAEAERAGLVSRVVPAAELLDVAFAAAQNICEFSGPSVMMAKECVNRAYESPLSEGVTFERRVFHSLFATEDQKEGMDAFVAKRKPAFKQR